From Cherax quadricarinatus isolate ZL_2023a chromosome 58, ASM3850222v1, whole genome shotgun sequence, a single genomic window includes:
- the LOC128698094 gene encoding triple QxxK/R motif-containing protein, whose protein sequence is MGRKDAQMPSLPVDNYRKQIGKHNKRQTTTTVKDLKKHTERNSSSYKVTQDIKVVVGGFAAVVILAYCLLFMWLFDPKPVQ, encoded by the exons ATGGGTCGAAAGGATGCTCAAATGCCAAGCCTTCCGGTAGACAATTATAGGAAACAGATTG GTAAACATAACAAGAGGCAGACAACCACAACTGTTAAGGACTTAAAGAAACACACTGAAAGAAACAGCAGTTCTTATAAAGTAACTCAG gacaTCAAAGTGGTTGTGGGTGGCTTTGCAGCTGTGGTTATATTGGCATATTGCCTACTGTTTATGTGGCTGTTTGACCCCAAGCCTGTCCAGTAA